The Plasmodium relictum strain SGS1 genome assembly, contig: PRELSG_00_v1_179, whole genome shotgun sequence DNA window taatccATATAACACAATGATAaggtaataaaatattagtaACGAAAACAaatagataaatatataacaatTTCACGTtatgtaaataattatttaaaaaagaaaaaaaagccaataataaagattaaaaggaaaaaatgaaaatttcaATATTGGGAACAATTATATGATTATGCTTCATTTAAtcttatttatttacatttgataattatatataaatataaaacattaacaaataaaaaaaaaaaatatataaacaagATTTTATGAACTTATTTGTGAAAAAATTGttaattattgttttttttttaaataaaatggagattactaaaaatttctttttaagaAATTAATTTTGACTCTCTATGAGCTCACcgtaaaattttaaatatgttgACTCACTTAAGGCTATCacacacatatatatatatattttaatactcCTTTAAgtagaataaaaaaacattagCAACGCTTTAacctttttttattctatattttttcccTTTTACTTAGAAAAAAATCTTTATGCAAAGAATTAATGTTGTTAAATTAAAGATtcatgaaaaataaaaaaattaaattatttttttcatgttTTAGTTGTAGTTCAAAAggaatttttgaaatatattaaccttttttatacataatcTCTCTAATTTCATCTTCTTGATATTTTAAGGTAATTTTtagattatattttatttttttttattttacatatatacacatgcaaaaatattttgctcttttttttttttttagttaacatatatataaatatatctacaaaaataaagtaCACATaagtatattaaatttatatttataaaaaaaaaaaagaaaaaattaaaaaaaaaacaattttttttaaactttagataaaataaataggaTGATAGAAATTATGTTACTTTAAATATGAGAATAATAAAAGGTTGGATAAGTTGTTTGATTACCacatttacatttttaagtaatatagtatatatatttattcttataaaatttttttatctatgtATTTAAAGagataattattttctttttccgtTCTAACGttctttaatttatatttcatttatatatatatataggttTTTACTATGAGAAAGAAGTTAGAACATCATTAAATAGATCTAAAtttaatacaaataatttattatttgattctaatttagaaaaaaacaaaaaactAGAAAATACTTCTATTACAAAATGTAATATTAAAGGAAAAGAAAGGACAAATAGTgctaaaaattcttttattcaAGGCTTGAATTCAATATCAACTGAAGAAAAAGATTTAGGTGGTTACAATAATTTCgtcataaaaattaatgaagcTTTTTCTGAAGCAAAACGTGCTTATATAACTGCTAATTCTTATAGATATTCGCGTTCATACTTAAACAAATATTCGACTGAATTTAATAGAACAGCGATGAATGATGTATGGGATTTTCTAGACTGTGAAGAAAAGAACATACAATTCtataaaaatactaaaaaaaaaatgagagaACAATTTTACAATTTACTTTCACTAAAAgaggataaaaaaaatgacttATATAAATCAGAACTCTCTGAATTCcaatcaaaaataaaaattcatctAAGAACTATAGATTCATATCGTAAAAGATGTAAAGAAAAAGACAATAATGCCTATAAAAAAGtagattattatttataccATGAATTCTGTGGAATATGGGGATGCATTTCTAGGATTAATTCTCCCACTAAAGGTTATGCATATACTACAAATATTGCATATTCAGATGTTTTAgataatttattatcatcGCTATCATATTATAAAACTTCTGACAAAAAATTTTCAGAAATTaaagattttttaaattctgaTAGAGTacaaataattatgaaagaaaacatatgtaaaaataaagttaaaaattctttaaagtTATTAATAGAAGAAATTAGTGATATTAATGATATTTATGTGAAGGATGTAAATATGGAACttagttttttttcttcttttagaAATGATTGCAAAAATGCAATGTCAATAAATAttactaaaaataatattggaTATATTTTTACCACTACTTTACAACGTAGTGGAGGATATCAACAATATAACATATGGAATAAtcaattaaaaacaaatttttataaagctgaacaaaaatttaaagatttACTTAAAAATGCACTTGAAGAATTAGgagaagaaataaattcaCTAGTTTATCCTGAAAATGTAATGACAgaagcaaaaaaaatatttacagaAGGAAATGGTGCATATCATCGTACAAAAAGTCTAattgaagaaaattttaGATTAGAAAATTTGccacataaatataaaaacaaaagaatTTCTGATATCACAAGTGAAATTACTGAATTATATACTAGGGCACTAGCATTTAATATTAGTTTGAAAGATAAATATGATTCAtttaatacaaaatatatGTCTATTGAATCTAATAGAGATAGTGTAGAATTGGCAAAAAGAGAATTGCTACAAGAAGAAAACAAACTAACAGATATTACATATGATGTTTTGtcaaaaaaaagagatattGAAGATATTATAGGGTCAGCAAATAATgaacttattttattaaaaggtGGTTATGATGAGTTAATGATATTAGTAAATGAAATTCAAagtttaaaagaaaatattcaaGCAAAAATAGATAATCTACAAGAATTAAAAAGACAGGAAGATGAAGATAATCAAAAGAGCATAGAAGAGATAAGAAAATACctagaagaaataaaaaaaaaaattagtagtTTAGAGATAATTATAGATTTTAAAGGAAGTGCAAAAAATGATCTTGAAACaattgaaaaatttataGGTGAAACATCTTTTAATGATAGtgaatatatacaaaaaaaacaaGAGGCCGATGGAAAAATGGACTCGGTATTAAAGGCTTTATATGATGATGAAAAACTGGAAGAATCATTTAACAAGATACTCCGATTTTTAACTGAAAGAGAAGCTATAGAGTACATGAAATGTGATTTTGAGAATCTTAGTAATATATTAAGTGAAACAAAAGAAAAGTCATTGGAAATAAACAGTATACTTAGTAAGGCTACAGATATCATGAATACTCAAGTGACACCTATGGTAAGTAACATTGTGAAACTTAAGAACGATATAATAACGAATTCGATTAGAGATTTATACATTAAAATGAANNNNNNNGATTCATTTGAAAGTTTTAGTAGCAAAATGAATTCCTTATCTGAATATATAAGTGAATATGAAcaggataaaaaaaaatttgaaaaatatgaagatgatataacaaaaagaaaaagtaaatttttgCACCAAAATATCGAGAAAGATAGTGACATAACGGAAGAAAATAGTATATACCAAGATACATTAAATCCTGAAAGCGTTCATTTGGATAGGAAAAGTAAAATAGAAGAACATATTAgtgataacaaaaaaatcATGGGTACCATTAATGATCTATTagaattatatgaaaaagtagAAAAATACTTTGATATGCTCAAGGATACTCAAGCTGTAAACGATCTTAgaagtttaaaaaatagcATTAATCaagaagatataaataataaattaacagATTATGAGAGGAGGTTTGATAGTGCAGCAGATTCGATAAATAGtagtataaataatattgaattatcgaaaaaaattatagaaagtgttaaaattttaaataaaattataaacgGATATGATAGCAATAATGAGTCAATTAATGAATTAAGAAGAAATGCAGATTTATTAAAGGGTAAAATAGAGGAAGAAATTACTGTAATTagtaaagaaaatgatatagaagaagaaataaaaagtaaatttttgAGTCAAATATATGAGAAAAACGAGAATGCTgaagatataataaaaaatattaatgagtTAAGAGAAAATATAACTAAAACAATAGAGTCACctaaagatttaaaaaatcaagTTGGTAGTGGTGGTACTATAGGATATGTGGAAGGATACTCAAGCAATATATCAACTGAAGAAGCtatctttaaaaatattacagataaaattgataaaaCAAAATCATCAGTTGAGTTATTAAATATAGAATTTGATAGTGCAATTCTTATccaaaatgaagaaattttagaaatagtttataattttattattaaattatatcaGAAAATATATGATGATGCACAaggaaaaatagaaattataGAAGAAACAGAAAGAAATTTAGAAAGTTATAATTTTGAAAGTAATACAGAAAAAGTTCAAAAAGAAAGTAGTAGGGAGAATCTAAATACGATAACACAAAAAATTAGAGATTTTATGGATATAGTTAGGacatataaaagtaaaattaaagatataaaagaagaatCTCAAAAAGAATTTGAAGAatctaataatataaagaataatgGGGAAAATTCAagtgagaaaaaaaataatatgaaagaaatttatgaaaagatgaaaaaaatattagaaaaattgCAGAAAGAAATAGAACAGTtagaattttcattaaaaaatataaatgaaaaaaaaatagaatataagAAAGAATTATTATACTATTATGTTGATCAAATTAgtgataaaaaagaaaaatccgAAGAAGAAATAACAATTATTGATAGATtcgataaaaaaattaatcaattgaaagaaaaaacaGCCGATGCCTCCTATGAGGAATTAGAAAAGTTTAATTGTGAAGGTTATGTTAGTAAAGCTAAAGAAAGTCAACAAAAAATGAACGAATTGATACAAGAAGTGAAtgtattaaaagaagaagCAACGAGAGCTACAATGGAAAATGAAGTTGATGGTATCCAAATAAAAGTTAgtgaaaaattaatagatgCTATAAAAGAAAAGGGTATCATAGATAATGCATCAAGTGAAATTCAAAGTATAGAGAAATTGTTAATGCTGCACAAACTAAGTAGTATTATGGATAATATgagaaaaaattttcaaaaagctaaagaagaggaagaaattgtaaaagaaaaatttgcGGAAtcggaaaaaataaaaaaagaaatattagtTGATTTTCAAAAGGCAGAGGAATTAAGAGATTCCCTTATAGAAAAGTTAGATGATAATTCTATTAATACCCATATAGAAGAAATTAGATCAATTAATGATCTCTTTGCAACTAAAATTGTAAGTGTAAGTGAACTTTTGACGATAGCTGAACAATATAATGGAAATTGCAAACTATATCATCATAGCATAGAAAGGggaaaagataaaatagaatatttaaaaattcatgactataatgaagaaaaaaaaataacagaCGACGTAATAGAGGAAATAAATAGATATGTGGAAGAATCTGGAACTTACTCCAACGAAGCAGATAAATTTACAATAGAAGCTAGAAAAAATTACGAATTGTcttgtatatataaagaaaagatGAGTGACCTTTTAGACGAGTCTTTATTGTTaggagaaaaaata harbors:
- a CDS encoding reticulocyte binding protein, putative, with translation MRIIKGWISCLITTFTFLSFYYEKEVRTSLNRSKFNTNNLLFDSNLEKNKKLENTSITKCNIKGKERTNSAKNSFIQGLNSISTEEKDLGGYNNFVIKINEAFSEAKRAYITANSYRYSRSYLNKYSTEFNRTAMNDVWDFLDCEEKNIQFYKNTKKKMREQFYNLLSLKEDKKNDLYKSELSEFQSKIKIHLRTIDSYRKRCKEKDNNAYKKVDYYLYHEFCGIWGCISRINSPTKGYAYTTNIAYSDVLDNLLSSLSYYKTSDKKFSEIKDFLNSDRVQIIMKENICKNKVKNSLKLLIEEISDINDIYVKDVNMELSFFSSFRNDCKNAMSINITKNNIGYIFTTTLQRSGGYQQYNIWNNQLKTNFYKAEQKFKDLLKNALEELGEEINSLVYPENVMTEAKKIFTEGNGAYHRTKSLIEENFRLENLPHKYKNKRISDITSEITELYTRALAFNISLKDKYDSFNTKYMSIESNRDSVELAKRELLQEENKLTDITYDVLSKKRDIEDIIGSANNELILLKGGYDELMILVNEIQSLKENIQAKIDNLQELKRQEDEDNQKSIEEIRKYLEEIKKKISSLEIIIDFKGSAKNDLETIEKFIGETSFNDSEYIQKKQEADGKMDSVLKALYDDEKLEESFNKILRFLTEREAIEYMKCDFENLSNILSETKEKSLEINSILSKATDIMNTQVTPMVSNIVKLKNDIITNSIRDLYIKMXXXDSFESFSSKMNSLSEYISEYEQDKKKFEKYEDDITKRKSKFLHQNIEKDSDITEENSIYQDTLNPESVHLDRKSKIEEHISDNKKIMGTINDLLELYEKVEKYFDMLKDTQAVNDLRSLKNSINQEDINNKLTDYERRFDSAADSINSSINNIELSKKIIESVKILNKIINGYDSNNESINELRRNADLLKGKIEEEITVISKENDIEEEIKSKFLSQIYEKNENAEDIIKNINELRENITKTIESPKDLKNQVGSGGTIGYVEGYSSNISTEEAIFKNITDKIDKTKSSVELLNIEFDSAILIQNEEILEIVYNFIIKLYQKIYDDAQGKIEIIEETERNLESYNFESNTEKVQKESSRENLNTITQKIRDFMDIVRTYKSKIKDIKEESQKEFEESNNIKNNGENSSEKKNNMKEIYEKMKKILEKLQKEIEQLEFSLKNINEKKIEYKKELLYYYVDQISDKKEKSEEEITIIDRFDKKINQLKEKTADASYEELEKFNCEGYVSKAKESQQKMNELIQEVNVLKEEATRATMENEVDGIQIKVSEKLIDAIKEKGIIDNASSEIQSIEKLLMLHKLSSIMDNMRKNFQKAKEEEEIVKEKFAESEKIKKEILVDFQKAEELRDSLIEKLDDNSINTHIEEIRSINDLFATKIVSVSELLTIAEQYNGNCKLYHHSIERGKDKIEYLKIHDYNEEKKITDDVIEEINRYVEESGTYSNEADKFTIEARKNYELSCIYKEKMSDLLDESLLLGEKIKVEIKKNDVTDMLIEIKDDYYDIKNLLEKLVRKLNKLKEKDVSIKEQDKELAENKKSMDAFGLITVIKKNSDSFLAEIETLKQKVSTILDNSESAFESISTKNETDEEDISSKLKIEEDNLKNVLEVLKKMESNKQIL